CACACCTAAAGGGAGACACTGATATCAGGCTATAGTCTGACAAAAAGGAGCACATGTCCTATTATAATTCATGAGGCGTGACTGTTTGTTTACCTCTTTGTAAGACTTCCAAGGAGATCACTCATGTGAAGAACATCATAGGTCCTTGGGTATGTGTTGAAAGACTCACACCAATCATGATATACCCCAATCAAACCTCGGCTAAAAATTACTGGCAAAGTATCTGACTGGCCAATAGGTACAACATTCATAACCCATAATGGTTTATCAACAAGTGCTGCTGCAAACCTGGTTAAACAAAACTAAGCCTGGTTAATATCAATCACATCTATACCAGGTTAAAAAAAAAACATGTGCACATCTACATCTAACTACAGAAATACAATCTGTAGTACCACTAAAGGAAGTTTCTGGGTTGCATAATCCCCATAAGAAAACAGACATCTGACTTGGTGGTCAAAAATAATTAGTAACCACTAAGGAGAAACATTTACTCCATTGCTGAGGGAGGATCAGTGAGTTCAAGGAATCTTGTACTAACGGACTACATATTTGTATGGCAAAAACTCAGGCCCTAATCATCAATGAAGCAACATCACCAAAAAAGCAAAAGTAGAAGCACTAAAAGCTACGAGGATTGATATTGGTGGCATAAGAAAATGAATTTCATAAAACTAATCAGCACAAATTTGTGTTCTCTTACCCTCCATAACCAGCATTCATGTCCATTACATTACGGACACTTGACCAATTAACTGGAAAGTCATTATAATATACTTCTGAAATGACTTGTTTCCAATACTTTGTATCAGCATCAAACTTCTCGATAGTAGCAGAATCATCAGGCACACTTGCGTATCTGATAAGTCTTTCAGGCCACAGAAGGGGAGAGTTGCTTGTTTCATCTGAACTGGAAACAGCAGATGGCAAAATGCAACTATCAAGAGGAGCATACCTGCAAAAGCAAAGATAAAACAGGTTAGTATAGATGAAGCAGTATTGGTTACAAATAAACTATGATATCTACAACATCTGTAATAAGGATAGGCTGCAAATGGTATCGATCACACAACTGATGTCTGCCCGTGAACCAAAAGTTATAATCAGAAAGAGGCCACTAGATGCTAAAAGATCACTAGCAAACTGAACTTTGGtgaaacaaaaacaagaaaaatgaAGCAAGCTATAACGTACCAAGGAAAACGTGATCCATCTTTCTTTGAACACAGGTGGGGTTCATTGGTTTTCCTCTCAAGGTAGCAAGAATTTGAGGTTGGTTTTTGATATATAACAACACCAATTCCATTAATATCTTCAGATTTTACAACTGTCCTCCAGCACATTGATTTGGTCAGTGTAACCATTGCTGCCACATGTAAAGGATTCCCAGTTAGCACAAAACCGCCCATAAAAATGACACTAGTTACTTGCAAACTATACATACTATTAATGAGATACTGCTGTGCTGTAGACATCTTTAGAAACTCGAGTAAAATACTGAAATATGATGTCCTTTGCTTAGTAGTGCCACCATTTACTTGTTCTACCTCCCACGCATGTTTCATATAGGAGGATATGGATATCCTTTTCTACAGAATTGATCCAAGATAAAAGTGGCTGCCTCACTTCTCTCTAGTGTCCAACTTTGCATCAGTCAGTATTATAGCGTGTTTTGtcagcaatcctcaaagatatgaCTATCAGTTCACTTCCTTAACACTTGCGGCAATCTTAATGATAGTATTAATAGGATGAGAACTGAGGCTGAACATGTAATTTTATACAATACGGTCACGAACCATTCCAGTcatcttgatctctttgttctttacGATAGACAGGTGTAGCAGACCAAACGAAAAATCCTCCAGGCCTTAGCACTCTGTTAAGCTCCAGTAGTGGTTTTCCACCTGCACATCCCAATAGTAATAGGCATTTAAAAACAAATTAGCAGGAGAAAAATGGTATAATTATCTGAAAAGGATGAGATATAGATACTATGGTAGCTTAAAAATGTCATGGAGAAATAAAACACTTGCCATTCGCATACCAATGGACCCTGCACCTTGCACAATGGACCACATCAAATGCATTATCAGGGAAAGGGAGCTTTTGAGTTCCGATTACTCCTAGAAATGCTGGAATTCCACGCTCTAATGCAAACTGTATCTGAGCTTCATGCTCATCTTTAGGGGCCAATGACATAGTAATGACATTCCTGTCAAGCAGGTATCCACCAAAGCTGGCAACACCACATCCAACATCCAGAACAGTTCTCGTATGTGTTCCCCATTGAATGGTAGGCATTATCTACAACAAATTTATAACAGGAAATCATGATATGACctcagagaaaagaaaagaaaaggatctGTGAAGACAACCGATGGCAGCATTCTTGGGAAATCATTAAATGACTATACCCCAATAGGATTAATTTATTTAAGCAATACAAGCACAGTAGTACGTGCAAATCAAACAATAACAGTAAATATTTTACTCTACCTCTCAGAGCACATAATTACCTGTTATACTTGTTAAAACAGGGTAAAACAACAACATGAAACTAACCAAAGGCTGATTGTATCCAGAACTTGATAATAAATGAAAAGCTATTAATTTCACCGCGAGAAAAAATAGTGTTATTTTGCTAGTggtgttattgtttgtttgttttttgaaagatccagcaagATTGCTAGTGGTGTTATTGTTGTTGGATGCGATTGCACAACGATTATATTCACTCCTAAAGTCTCAACGTTACCAAAGGCAATACTGAACATGGGCAAACATATACACAAGAAGCATCTCCATTCAAGTACACAGAACTCACATGGCCATAAAAGTACTTAGAATTTTCTTGCAAAGTTAATATGTTCAAACATAGATCAAGGTGACAGAGTAATATCTACCTGTTCTACAAACTGTATGTATCTTGCAACACCATCTTTGAATTGAGTTCCGCCTCCGGGGAAAACAAGATAATCACCAGACTTTGTAACCCAGTTCTGATCCTTTTTATATTCCACCAGTTTTGGGTGAGGAACATTGTTGTACCAAATCTGGAATTCAGAAAGGAGATTAACAATCATCAGTGGTCTGCTAATTAAACCCATAGCTACAGAAGGCACTGATTTGATCAAGGTAAACTGTACGAGATTCACCATCTGCCTTGAAAACTGCATAATGGTGGAAGGATCAAGATTCAAGGGTCCTAATGCTATCAGATAGTTACACTGCTTCTCAATACCAAATTAGACATCCTAAGCACAGTGGCTTCCATAAAAGGAGAATGCTCCTATTTGCAGTGTTTATTGGTTATGTTCTAGTACCAAAATTGAATAAGATATTGGCAGTTGACCTCCCAATCGCATCAATAAAAGCGGCATGGATAACACAGACGACGAAAGCAGAGAACATGAACAACTAGAGGCGCTTCCGTGTCTTACCGACAAAGGCAAGCGCGAATGTCCTCACCATGTCACGGCTGCGCGGCCACGGCACGGGCAGCCGGTAACCCGCAGGCATTCGCACCAGGCAcctgggcggcggcgcggggcagtgGCGCTCCCGGTGCTCCATGTGCCGCCTGGAGCGCAGCGCCTTGATAGCCCTGATGTTGTCGAGGCACGGGATGTAGTCCGTCGCCGACACCCCCCTCCTGACCTTGCACGTCTCCCACCTCACCTCCGCCACCGCGCCGTCGTCCTCGGCCTCGCCGCCATTCACTCCCGCCGCATCGATGGCTGTGGCATCCGCGTCGACTGCCGCCGGGTGGCTGCTGTCGTCGGCTGTCCGTGACGGGGTGCTGGTTCCGCTGCCCCCTGCGACGGCGGCGGGGGCATTCGGCCGCGATGCGTCGGCTTTGACATCTGATTTTGCAGCGGCAGCGGCCGGGCCGTTTGGTTGCGAGTCGGGCGAGCCTCCGGGGGTGGGAACTGGGGTTGGGCTGTGCTGCTGGTGAGGAAGATAGGGGGAGGGGGCGGAGAGGCGGGAGGGGcgggaggggaggaaggggagggaCTGGGCGGAGGAgtcgaggaagaggacgaggaggacgagcagggcggagaggaggaggaagagggagagcgAGAGGAGGAAGGGGCGCCGCTTGCGGTCGGCGGAGGGGACGGCCATGGATCGCCGATCGCTGGCCGCTGcggtggggtgggtgggtgggtgggcgaAGGAATGAAGTGGAGCGTCGCGGCCACGGCAGCGTTGGCCGCCGTGGTCACGGTGGCGGAAGGTGGAGGTCCTTTTCCGGTGGTGGAATCGAGATTTGAGAtctgtttgattttttttttcctttcgttTCAATTTTCTGCAGCTGTTTCCCTACTTCGATCTTATGAAACTCGCAAGTGTTCCTCCTAGCGGCCAAGTGCACCACATAATACTATAGGTACTATGTACTCCCTCAGTTCATACAAAAGTACAGTGAGTATAAGATaatatgttttggatgtttcaatataaactacattcgaactgaaatgagtgaacaaaaagACTAAAACACGTCTATATACATTCGAATCACAAAAAGGttagaacattttatatttgtGAGCAGTGGGAGTAAATAATAGTAGTATCTATTGGCAGCTAGGATTCGACCGTGATTCTATGAAAAATGGCCGTAGGGTGGCGTTTGTACTTCAAATTTAAACGATGTACCAAATGAGAAAATTCCGAGCATACTCCCCGATCTGCGAGATTATAGCTATGACAAGTTTTCACGTATAAGAACAAATGGAAGCACAAACTAATTAGCATTCTAGAAGTTTGTCGATTCGAGTGGGAAAATGGTGAACAATAAATTGGTTCTACTTGGCTCggtttgtcctacccttccgtgaaCGGGAGGGGGGTTTTGGCTCCTGGGAGCATATGCTCCCGGATGAACAATAAattaaaaaatgtaaaaataaaaataaaaaatctgCAATTTCTTCTAGATGTTCGTGTTAGTGTCGCAAGCATGCTTCACAAATTTCAAGCGAACCGGAGCAGCAGTGTTTCCTCGATGAAAAAAATAAATTTAGGGTGACATTTGGGATGTTTTGGTCTtcaatttgtttttttgttttcacaGGCCAAAATGCTTATTTTGCATCAAAATTTACAGGTAGCATTTGTATGTGACTAAGATCACATAAAAAATTGTCTTAATATTTTGACATTTAAAAATTGTTTTTGGGCCCGGGAGCATGTGCTCCTGGGAGCCCAATTGAATTTCTCGGTATGTGTAGCCTTTTTTATATTAGCTAGCCCCATGTATAGAGACCGAGGATCAATATCTAAAAAAACTTACAACAAATATTGTTTGTTTATAAAGCTCTTATGGCTTGATGGACTAATCTAGCCGAGGACAAACTAGCTCAGGAATTTATCATTTCCAAGTTTGCATTGCCTCTCACTATGCATGCCTAGTAGAAAGAAGCACAAGAAATTTGTCATTTGTTTAAAGATTTTATATGCTCTTCCATGTCAAAGGACCAAGCTCGTAACGAAGGACTTATATTGACCTAACCGTGATCCAGTGACTTTTTTTTGGAACATAGACGCTAGCAACGTCCGGCTTTAACttaataaagccaccaggcagaatCCACACATAGAGTCTTACAAGCCAAATAAAGACAGTCAAACGAGCCCATGGCTCAAGATAAAGCTAAGTAGATCGCAGCCACAAGTTCGGTAACACAAAAGCGGAGCATCAAGGCCAAAGCTAGCAAAACGAGGAGGATCATGGAGCAGCCATCGTCCCGTGCCGCGCCTGCACCATGGTTGTCTTGATCAGCTCCATAGTCTCTTTCATGCGCTCGATGTCACGCTTCTTCCCCAGTGGAGCCCAAACCTAAAGGAAAATATGGCATTTGAAGATAATATCAGCGGGGTGGGCCGGGAACTTGTGTTCAATCGTAATTTTGTTACGAACCGTCCAGAGGGACCAAAGAAGCGCCCCAACGCATCTCCAAACTATCCTAGCATTGGCCCCTCTTTGCGACGTTAAGATAGACAGCATGTCGTGGCTCGATTGAGGGTTCCAATTTTGATTGAATGCGTCTCTCACCGCACTCCATGCAAATCTAGCAAGCACACAACCAAAGAATACGTGGTTCGTGTTTTCCCCTAAACCGCAAGTGGTGCACGTGCCGTCCGCCGACCCATTTCGTTTGGCAACGTTGTCCGACGTAGGTAAGCGGTTGCGAAACATTTGCCA
This DNA window, taken from Triticum aestivum cultivar Chinese Spring chromosome 1D, IWGSC CS RefSeq v2.1, whole genome shotgun sequence, encodes the following:
- the LOC123182343 gene encoding probable methyltransferase PMT23, with translation MAVPSADRKRRPFLLSLSLFLLLSALLVLLVLFLDSSAQSLPFLPSRPSRLSAPSPYLPHQQHSPTPVPTPGGSPDSQPNGPAAAAAKSDVKADASRPNAPAAVAGGSGTSTPSRTADDSSHPAAVDADATAIDAAGVNGGEAEDDGAVAEVRWETCKVRRGVSATDYIPCLDNIRAIKALRSRRHMEHRERHCPAPPPRCLVRMPAGYRLPVPWPRSRDMIWYNNVPHPKLVEYKKDQNWVTKSGDYLVFPGGGTQFKDGVARYIQFVEQIMPTIQWGTHTRTVLDVGCGVASFGGYLLDRNVITMSLAPKDEHEAQIQFALERGIPAFLGVIGTQKLPFPDNAFDVVHCARCRVHWYANGGKPLLELNRVLRPGGFFVWSATPVYRKEQRDQDDWNAMVTLTKSMCWRTVVKSEDINGIGVVIYQKPTSNSCYLERKTNEPHLCSKKDGSRFPWYAPLDSCILPSAVSSSDETSNSPLLWPERLIRYASVPDDSATIEKFDADTKYWKQVISEVYYNDFPVNWSSVRNVMDMNAGYGGFAAALVDKPLWVMNVVPIGQSDTLPVIFSRGLIGVYHDWCESFNTYPRTYDVLHMSDLLGSLTKRCDILEVAAEIDRILRPGRWLVLKDTMDMIKKMRPVLRSLHYETVIVKRQFLVGKKTFWRPRR